In the genome of Raphanus sativus cultivar WK10039 chromosome 4, ASM80110v3, whole genome shotgun sequence, one region contains:
- the LOC130511510 gene encoding uncharacterized protein LOC130511510: MSQLVRLWRGDWKKQPNGDWIFFEDPSDFGFGALIGEGETFESLMTIVRMRYQLANTTPVVLSYQLPDHMLVQAGRRSPPITLSTTADVGVMLTVRDWYAEQTVNVTIGPQNVAMYHFHRRDNFVVRGRTFVVDGSSNEEGRNAFEGLMNERIIVCSVSVLEEIFSEEDMVILHRVALELNSPSYTRGRRAPPPSPTTNGGSTRMELVLLDDDDEVMATTQVSNGGHSGLIVANSGEMTIVPVTEQQLELPLSQPPTAFGDVGLDLMVTSQNGNPEIDCEGFHDNFMWERLLEEGLLQTVQGNITAQPNEPNEPNQESPKSVLRVLNGPEAHDGGNSSTGSSVGVTSLVPETVLTPVTGTTCGSISSVGTQPVGLMSSGNALLAEFDKYIEARSTMAMLSPVGPGLPASAASASFASGSKSVGSPTLKLTLGRPNQAGPPKKDRAPEDSSPEDSGSGGDGDHSPTDLYVGMYFKSRDAFRQHMACYAISKKFKFRCEKSGPYVTVLSCCGNTCKWRVYAVLIEGTNAYEVRKLVSSHSCSVDERAGYQRQATSTVIGEMMKPKFVGSGSGPRPMEIRNMMRGDHAVNISYWKAWRSREAAIDQAKGSCVASYKALPTYLHKLVEANPGTVADLATEYQEGVGHRFKYMFLAMGASIKGYPYMRKVVVVDGTHLKGKYAGCLLTASAQDGNYQIYPLAFAIVDGENDKSWEWFFQRLTSIVPDEEGLVFVSDRHASIYQGLRKVYPSAGHCACIVHLKRNIRTNFKERHLGYLVAKAARAFRMSEFYSTFNEIKKVNPRCADYLIDLGLGHWARSHFPGARYNIMTSNLAESWNAVLREAREYPVVPLIEFIRSKLMSWFSKRRQSLEGNNAALAPKVLELLAASFELTGAFEVKKVDTGEYEVRDTSGVSFLVNLPEKSCTCYQFQMLRIPCSHAIASAIQAGVNVESMVADVYSVAFMKSAYKGHILPPKEYEIHSELSSAMEALYLQPPSTRRPPGRPRKQRFLSRGEVRMKITRRKTVCSRCKGIGHNRATCKQPI, from the exons ATGAGTCAGCTTGTGCGTCTATGGCGTGGGGATTGGAAGAAGCAGCCCAACGGAGACTGGATTTTCTTTGAGGACCCATCTGACTTCGGTTTCGGTGCATTGATCGGCGAGGGTGAAACTTTTGAGTCACTGATGACTATCGTTCGTATGCGATACCAACTGGCGAACACAACCCCTGTTGTCTTAAGCTACCAGCTTCCTGACCATATGCTGGTCCAAGCGGGGAGGAGGTCGCCACCGATAACTTTATCTACCACCGCAGACGTTGGCGTCATGTTGACTGTCCGTGATTGGTACGCGGAGCAAACTGTGAATGTCACCATCGGACCACAAAACGTCGCTATGTATCATTTTCATCGTCGTGACAACTTTGTTGTCCGCGGCAGGACCTTTGTCGTTGATGGAAGCTCTAACGAAGAGGGGAGAAATGCGTTCGAAG GTCTCATGAATGAAAGGATTATCGTTTGTAGTGTGAGTGTTTTGGAAGAGATCTTTAGCGAAGAGGACATGGTCATCTTGCACCGTGTTGCTCTAGAGCTGAACTCTCCCAGTTACACTCGTGGTCGTCGTGCCCCTCCCCCATCTCCGACTACCAACGGCGGTTCTACTCGAATGGAACTTGTACTGCTGGATGATGACGACGAGGTGATGGCTACTACACAAGTGAGTAATGGAGGCCACAGTGGACTAATCGTTGCAAACTCGG GTGAAATGACTATTGTTCCTGTTACGGAACAACAGCTGGAACTCCCTCTCAGCCAGCCACCCACAGCCTTTGGCGACGTCGGTCTTGATCTCATGGTTACATCCCAAAACGGAAACCCCGAGATTGACTGTGAAGGGTTCCATGACAACTTCATGTGGGAAAGACTCTTGGAAGAAGGATTGCTTCAAACTGTTCAAGGTAATATCACCGCACAGCCCAACGAGCCCAACGAGCCCAACCAGGAGTCTCCCAAGTCTGTTCTCCGTGTGCTTAATGGGCCTGAAGCCCATGATGGTGGAAACTCTTCTACTGGATCGTCCGTCGGTGTGACATCACTTGTGCCTGAAACCGTCCTCACCCCAGTTACTGGGACCACTTGCGGTTCAATCTCTAGCGTCGGAACTCAGCCGGTCGGACTAATGAGCAGTGGCAATGCTTTACTTGCGGAGTTTGACAAGTACATTG AGGCAAGATCGACAATGGCGATGCTCTCTCCTGTTGGGCCTGGGCTTCCAGCTTCCGCAGCTTCTGCATCGTTTGCTTCAGGCTCAAAGAGTGTTGGATCTCCAACACTTAAGTTAACCTTGGGCCGTCCCAACCAAGCAGGCCCACCGAAGAAGGACCGTGCACCGGAGGATTCTTCGCCGGAGGACAGCGGCAGTGGGG GGGACGGAGATCACTCTCCAACTGACCTATACGTTGGTATGTACTTCAAGAGCAGAGATGCCTTCAGGCAACATATGGCATGCTACGCAATAAGCAAAAAGTTCAAGTTCCGGTGTGAAAAATCTGGTCCGTATGTCACGGTCTTGTCATGCTGCGGAAACACATGTAAATGGCGAGTCTATGCAGTCCTCATCGAGGGCACAAATGCTTACGAGGTTAGGAAGTTAGTGAGCTCGCACAGTTGTTCAGTTGACGAGAGAGCTGGATATCAGAGACAGGCAACATCTACTGTCATCGGTGAGATGATGAAGCCAAAGTTTGTTGGTTCTGGTTCCGGACCAAGGCCAATGGAAATAAGAAACATGATGCGAGGGGATCATGCAGTTAATATTTCCTACTGGAAGGCTTGGCGTTCACGTGAAGCAGCAATCGACCAAGCAAAAGGCTCGTGTGTGGCTTCTTACAAAGCACTCCCCACATACTTGCATAAGCTTGTAGAGGCCAACCCAGGAACAGTTGCTGATTTAGCAACAGAATACCAGGAGGGAGTTGGCCACCGCTTCAAATATATGTTTCTCGCCATGGGAGCTTCGATCAAGGGTTATCCTTACATGCGTAAGGTGGTTGTTGTCGATGGAACTCATCTGAAAGGGAAGTATGCAGGGTGTCTGCTAACAGCCTCAGCACAAGATGGAAACTACCAGATATATCCGCTTGCGTTTGCTATAGTTGATGGAGAAAACGACAAGTCTTGGGAATGGTTCTTCCAGAGGCTAACATCGATAGTCCCAGACGAGGAAGGTTTGGTGTTTGTTTCAGATCGTCATGCATCAATATACCAGGGACTCAGGAAG GTGTATCCAAGTGCCGGTCATTGTGCTTGTATTGTCCACTTGAAGAGAAACATAAGAACGAACTTTAAAGAAAGACACCTTGGTTACTTGGTTGCAAAGGCCGCACGAGCATTTAGGATGTCTGAGTTCTACTCCACTTTCAACGAGATCAAGAAAGTCAACCCGAGATGTGCCGACTACTTAATTGATCTTGGATTAGGTCATTGGGCAAGATCTCATTTCCCAGGTGCACGCTACAACATCATGACTAGTAACCTGGCAGAGTCATGGAACGCAGTATTGCGTGAAGCCAGAGAGTATCCTGTGGTTCCGTTAATAGAGTTCATACGTTCTAAGCTAATGTCATGGTTCTCAAAGAGACGTCAGTCTCTCGAAGGTAATAATGCTGCCTTGGCTCCTAAGGTATTGGAACTGCTTGCTGCCAGCTTTGAGTTGACAGGTGCATTTGAGGTCAAGAAGGTGGACACCGGAGAGTACGAGGTGCGCGACACGAGTGGTGTCTCATTCCTCGTAAACCTGCCTGAAAAGAGTTGCACTTGCTACCAGTTCCAGATGCTTCGCATACCATGTTCACATGCAATTGCTTCAGCAATACAAGCAGGGGTTAATGTAGAATCAATGGTTGCAGACGTGTACAGCGTAGCATTCATGAAGTCTGCGTACAAGGGACATATATTGCCTCCAAAAGAATACGAGATTCACTCGGAACTCTCTTCGGCAATGGAAGCTCTCTACCTACAACCTCCTTCAACTAGGCGCCCACCAGGAAGGCCTCGTAAGCAGAGATTCCTGTCCCGCGGTGAAGTGCGT ATGAAGATAACTCGAAGGAAGACAGTGTGTAGCCGGTGCAAGGGGATAGGTCACAACCGTGCTACATGCAAGCAACCAATATGA